In the Pseudomonas sp. DTU_2021_1001937_2_SI_NGA_ILE_001 genome, one interval contains:
- a CDS encoding PrkA family serine protein kinase: MSIFSHFQQRFETTRQEELSLQEYLELCKRDRSAYASAAERLLMAIGEPELVDTSTNSRLSRIFSNKVIRRYPAFADFHGMEECIEQIVSYFRHAAQGLEEKKQILYLLGPVGGGKSSLAEKLKQLMQKVPFYAIKGSPVFESPLGLFNAAEDGDILEEDFGIPRRYLNTIMSPWATKRLAEFGGDISQFKVVKLYPSILNQIGIAKTEPGDENNQDISALVGKVDIRKLEEFPQNDADAYSYSGALCRANQGLMEFVEMFKAPIKVLHPLLTATQEGNYNSTEGLGAIPFNGTLLAHSNESEWHSFRNNKNNEAFIDRIYIVKVPYCLRVSDEIKIYEKLLINSSLASAHCAPDTLKMLAQFTTLSRLKEPENSNIYSKMRVYDGENLKDTDPKAKSIQEYRDSAGVDEGMTGLSTRFAFKILSKVFNFDPHEVAANPVHLLYVLEQQIEQEQYPAETRERYLRFIKEYLAPRYIEFIGKEIQTAYLESYSEYGQNIFDRYVLYADFWIQDQEYRDPETGEILNRVALNEELEKIEKPAGISNPKDFRNEIVNFVLRARANNNGKNPTWLSYEKLRVVIEKKMFSNTEDLLPVISFNAKASKEDQQKHNDFVTRMVERGYTDKQVRLLSEWYLRVRKSQ, translated from the coding sequence ATGAGTATTTTTAGCCACTTCCAACAACGCTTCGAAACCACACGGCAGGAAGAGCTCTCACTACAGGAGTACCTTGAGCTCTGCAAACGGGATCGCAGCGCCTACGCTTCGGCAGCAGAGCGACTGCTCATGGCCATCGGGGAGCCCGAACTGGTAGACACCTCTACCAACTCGCGCCTGTCGAGGATCTTCTCCAACAAGGTGATCAGACGTTACCCGGCCTTCGCCGATTTCCACGGCATGGAAGAGTGCATCGAGCAGATCGTCTCCTACTTCCGCCATGCCGCGCAGGGCCTGGAAGAGAAGAAACAGATCCTCTACCTGCTCGGCCCGGTCGGCGGCGGCAAGTCGTCCCTGGCCGAAAAGCTCAAGCAACTGATGCAGAAGGTGCCCTTCTACGCGATCAAGGGCTCGCCGGTATTCGAGTCGCCGCTGGGGCTGTTCAACGCTGCCGAAGATGGCGACATCCTCGAAGAGGACTTCGGCATCCCGCGCCGCTACCTCAACACCATCATGTCGCCCTGGGCCACCAAGCGCCTGGCCGAGTTCGGCGGTGACATCAGCCAGTTCAAGGTGGTCAAGCTCTACCCTTCCATCCTCAACCAGATCGGTATCGCCAAGACCGAGCCGGGCGACGAGAACAACCAGGACATCTCTGCGCTGGTGGGCAAGGTCGATATCCGCAAGCTGGAAGAATTCCCGCAGAACGATGCCGACGCCTACAGCTATTCGGGCGCGCTGTGCCGGGCCAACCAGGGCCTGATGGAATTCGTCGAGATGTTCAAGGCGCCGATCAAGGTCCTGCACCCCTTGCTCACCGCCACCCAGGAAGGCAACTACAACAGCACCGAAGGCCTGGGCGCGATTCCCTTCAACGGCACGCTGCTGGCCCACTCCAACGAGTCCGAGTGGCACAGCTTCCGCAACAACAAGAACAACGAGGCTTTCATCGACCGGATCTACATCGTCAAGGTGCCGTATTGCCTGCGTGTCAGCGACGAGATCAAGATCTACGAGAAGCTGCTGATCAACAGTTCGCTGGCCAGCGCCCATTGCGCGCCTGACACGCTGAAGATGCTCGCCCAGTTCACCACCCTGTCGCGCCTCAAGGAGCCGGAGAACTCCAACATCTACTCCAAGATGCGCGTCTACGACGGGGAAAACCTCAAGGACACCGATCCCAAGGCCAAGTCGATCCAGGAGTACCGCGACAGCGCAGGCGTCGACGAGGGCATGACCGGGCTTTCCACCCGCTTCGCCTTCAAGATCCTCTCCAAGGTGTTCAACTTCGACCCGCACGAGGTCGCCGCCAACCCGGTGCACCTGCTCTACGTGCTGGAGCAGCAGATCGAACAGGAGCAATACCCGGCCGAAACCCGTGAGCGCTACCTGCGCTTCATCAAGGAGTACCTGGCACCGCGCTACATCGAGTTCATCGGCAAGGAAATCCAGACCGCCTACCTGGAGTCGTACAGCGAGTACGGGCAGAACATCTTCGACCGCTACGTGCTGTACGCAGACTTCTGGATTCAGGACCAGGAATATCGCGACCCGGAAACCGGTGAAATCCTCAACCGCGTGGCCCTCAACGAAGAACTGGAGAAAATCGAGAAGCCGGCCGGCATCAGCAACCCGAAAGACTTCCGCAACGAGATCGTCAACTTCGTCCTGCGGGCACGTGCCAACAACAATGGCAAGAACCCAACCTGGCTGAGCTATGAAAAGCTGCGGGTGGTGATCGAGAAGAAAATGTTCTCCAACACCGAAGACCTGCTGCCGGTCATCAGCTTCAACGCCAAGGCCAGCAAGGAAGACCAACAGAAACACAACGACTTCGTCACTCGAATGGTCGAGCGGGGCTACACCGACAAGCAGGTGCGTCTACTCTCCGAGTGGTACCTGCGCGTACGCAAATCGCAGTAA
- a CDS encoding SpoVR family protein: MTARDQKRQPLSTGSEWTFELIQAYDREIARIAERYALDTYPNQIEVITAEQMMDAYASVGMPLGYHHWSYGKQFLSTEKSYSRGQMGLAYEIVINSDPCIAYLMEENTMCMQALVVAHACYGHNSFFKGNYLFRTWTDASSIIDYLVFAKQYITQCEERHGIDAVEDLIDSCHALMNYGVDRYKRPYPISAEEERRRQKDREEHLQRQINDLWRTIPKSAEKNSQADNARFPAEPQENILYFIEKHAPLLEPWQREVVRIVRKIAQYFYPQRQTQVMNEGWATFWHYTLINDLYDEGLVTDGFMFEFLQSHTSVIYQPGFDSPYYSGINPYTLGFSIFQDIRRMCENPTDEDRRWFPDLAGGDWLSTIKFAMSSFKDESFILQYLSPKVMRDLKLFSIMDDDQKEELLVPAIHDEAGYHIIRETLAAQYNLGNREPNVQIYSIDRRGDRSLTLRHQQHNRKPLGESTDEVLKHLHRLWGFDVHLETLQGDQIVKTHHVPPRGEGADNEYPRLDLAVVHHL, translated from the coding sequence ATGACCGCTAGAGATCAGAAACGCCAGCCCCTCTCCACGGGGTCAGAGTGGACCTTCGAACTGATCCAGGCATACGACCGGGAAATCGCGCGTATCGCCGAACGCTATGCCCTGGACACCTACCCTAACCAGATCGAGGTGATCACCGCCGAGCAGATGATGGACGCCTACGCCTCGGTGGGCATGCCGCTGGGCTACCATCACTGGTCCTATGGCAAGCAGTTTCTCAGCACGGAAAAGTCCTACTCGCGTGGACAGATGGGACTGGCCTACGAGATCGTCATCAACTCCGACCCGTGCATCGCCTACCTGATGGAAGAAAACACCATGTGCATGCAGGCACTGGTGGTGGCGCATGCCTGCTACGGGCACAACAGCTTCTTCAAGGGCAACTACCTGTTCCGCACCTGGACCGATGCCAGTTCGATCATCGACTACCTGGTGTTCGCCAAGCAGTACATCACCCAGTGCGAAGAGCGCCACGGCATCGACGCCGTGGAAGACCTCATCGACTCCTGCCATGCGCTGATGAACTACGGCGTCGACCGCTACAAGCGGCCCTACCCCATCTCCGCCGAAGAGGAGCGCCGTCGCCAGAAGGACCGCGAGGAGCACCTGCAGCGGCAGATCAACGACCTGTGGCGCACCATCCCGAAAAGCGCCGAGAAGAACAGCCAGGCCGACAACGCGCGGTTTCCAGCCGAGCCGCAGGAGAACATCCTCTACTTCATCGAGAAACACGCCCCGCTGCTGGAGCCCTGGCAGCGTGAAGTGGTGCGCATCGTGCGCAAGATCGCGCAGTACTTCTACCCGCAACGCCAGACCCAGGTGATGAACGAAGGCTGGGCGACCTTCTGGCACTACACCCTGATCAACGACCTGTACGACGAAGGGCTGGTCACCGACGGCTTCATGTTCGAGTTCCTGCAGTCGCACACCAGCGTGATCTACCAGCCTGGCTTCGACAGCCCCTACTACAGCGGCATCAACCCCTACACCCTGGGCTTCTCGATCTTCCAGGACATCCGCCGCATGTGCGAGAACCCCACCGACGAAGACCGCCGCTGGTTCCCGGACCTTGCCGGTGGCGACTGGCTGAGCACCATCAAGTTCGCCATGAGCAGCTTCAAGGACGAGAGCTTCATCCTGCAGTACCTGTCGCCCAAGGTGATGCGCGACCTCAAGCTGTTCAGCATCATGGACGACGACCAGAAGGAAGAGCTGCTGGTGCCGGCGATCCACGACGAAGCGGGCTACCACATCATTCGTGAAACCCTGGCCGCGCAGTACAACCTGGGCAATCGCGAACCCAACGTGCAGATCTACAGCATCGACCGGCGCGGCGACCGCTCGCTGACCCTGCGCCACCAGCAGCACAACCGCAAACCGCTGGGCGAGTCCACGGACGAAGTGCTCAAGCACCTGCACCGCCTGTGGGGCTTCGACGTGCACCTGGAAACCCTGCAGGGTGATCAGATCGTCAAGACCCACCACGTACCGCCCCGTGGCGAAGGCGCCGACAACGAATACCCGCGCCTGGACCTGGCGGTGGTCCATCACCTCTGA
- the glpE gene encoding thiosulfate sulfurtransferase GlpE, with translation MTDFKRISAEQAHTLREQGAVLVDIRDPQTFAGSHISGARHLDNHSLAGFIADTEPSQPVIVVCYHGNSSQNAAAYLASQGFTDVYSLDGGFEAWRGHYPNETEQG, from the coding sequence ATGACCGACTTCAAACGCATTTCCGCCGAGCAGGCCCACACCCTGCGTGAACAAGGCGCCGTGCTGGTCGATATCCGCGACCCACAGACCTTCGCCGGCAGCCATATCAGCGGTGCCCGCCACCTCGACAACCACTCGCTGGCCGGCTTCATCGCCGACACCGAGCCGAGCCAGCCGGTGATCGTGGTCTGCTACCACGGCAACTCCAGCCAGAACGCCGCCGCCTACCTGGCCAGCCAGGGTTTCACCGACGTCTACAGCCTCGACGGCGGCTTCGAGGCATGGCGTGGCCACTACCCGAACGAAACCGAGCAAGGCTGA
- a CDS encoding YeaH/YhbH family protein encodes MSYVIDRRLNGKNKSTVNRQRFLRRYRDHIKKAVEEAVSRRSITDMEHGEQISIPGRDIDEPVLHHGRGGKQTVVHPGNKEFTAGERIARPQGGGGGKGAGKASNSGEGMDEFVFQITQEEFLEFMFEDLELPNLVKRHLTGTDTFKTVRAGISNEGNPSRINIVRTLRSAHARRIALSGSSRARLKQVQVELERLKVEEPDNFGDIQELEGEVERLKARIRRVPYLDTFDLKYNLLVKQPNPSSKAVMFCLMDVSGSMTQATKDIAKRFFILLYLFLKRNYDKIDVVFIRHHTSAREVDEEEFFYSRETGGTIVSSALKLMQEIMAERYPANEWNIYAAQASDGDNWNDDSPICREILTKQIMPFVQYYTYVEITPREHQALWYEYERISEEFADTFAQQQLVSAGDIYPVFRELFQRRLVT; translated from the coding sequence ATGAGTTACGTGATCGACCGACGCCTGAACGGCAAGAACAAGAGCACGGTGAATCGCCAGCGTTTCCTGCGGCGTTACCGCGACCACATCAAGAAGGCGGTTGAAGAAGCCGTCAGCCGCCGCTCCATCACCGACATGGAGCACGGCGAACAGATCAGCATCCCCGGCCGCGACATCGACGAGCCGGTCCTGCACCATGGCCGCGGCGGCAAGCAGACCGTCGTGCACCCCGGCAACAAGGAGTTCACTGCGGGCGAGCGCATCGCCCGTCCCCAGGGCGGCGGTGGCGGCAAGGGCGCCGGCAAGGCCAGCAATTCCGGCGAAGGCATGGACGAGTTCGTCTTCCAGATCACCCAGGAAGAATTCCTCGAATTCATGTTCGAAGACCTCGAACTGCCCAACCTGGTCAAACGCCACCTCACCGGCACCGACACCTTCAAGACCGTGCGCGCCGGCATCAGCAACGAGGGCAACCCCTCGCGCATCAACATCGTCCGCACCCTGCGCTCGGCCCACGCCCGGCGCATCGCCCTGTCGGGCAGCAGCCGCGCGCGGCTCAAGCAGGTGCAGGTCGAGCTGGAGCGCCTGAAGGTCGAAGAACCGGACAACTTCGGCGATATCCAGGAACTCGAAGGCGAAGTCGAACGCCTCAAGGCGCGCATTCGCCGTGTGCCTTACCTCGACACCTTCGACCTCAAGTACAACCTGCTGGTCAAGCAGCCCAACCCCAGCTCCAAGGCGGTGATGTTCTGCCTGATGGACGTGTCCGGCTCGATGACCCAGGCCACCAAGGACATCGCCAAGCGCTTCTTCATCCTGCTGTACCTGTTCCTCAAGCGTAACTACGACAAGATCGACGTGGTGTTCATCCGCCACCACACCAGCGCCCGCGAGGTGGACGAAGAAGAGTTCTTCTACTCCCGGGAAACCGGCGGCACCATCGTTTCCAGTGCCCTGAAGCTGATGCAGGAGATCATGGCCGAGCGCTACCCGGCCAACGAGTGGAACATCTACGCCGCCCAGGCCTCCGACGGCGACAACTGGAACGACGACTCGCCGATCTGCCGGGAAATCCTCACCAAGCAGATCATGCCGTTCGTGCAGTACTACACCTACGTGGAAATCACCCCCCGCGAGCACCAGGCGCTGTGGTACGAATACGAGCGCATCAGCGAGGAATTCGCCGATACCTTCGCCCAGCAGCAACTGGTGTCCGCCGGTGATATCTACCCGGTATTCCGTGAACTCTTCCAGCGCAGGTTAGTGACATGA